The Candidatus Equadaptatus faecalis DNA segment CGAACGTTTTGTCAAACAATCCTTCTGCCGGAGCATTCTGAGCAGAAACGTACACGCCGTTGTTCGCCGCAATTTGGAAAATTTTCGTCACAGCGAAAGACTGAACCGCGTTCCACGGGAAAAACAGAACACAGCCGAGCAGGAAAGCAGGGAGGCATATCAGAAGCATTTTTATTTTCTTCACCGTTCCGCGCCCCCTACCGAAAGTTTAATGAAAAGCAGCCGCTCGCCGTTGGAATTCGCCGCACGAATCTCCGCGGAAGAAATCTGCATACCCTTTGCCGACAGCATCGAGACAAGCTTTTCGAGCTCGTCCGGATACACTCTGTCGGCACGCACAAGCGTCTCTCCGCCGTTTGAATTAAACTGCGATACCCTGTCCGAAAGTCCGGCGGCATTTATAACGTCGGTAAGCGACGTCAGGCTTGCGTCAGCGGCAGACGAACTGTCTGAAACGCTGTAAGCCTTAAGCTGCGTTGCGGCGTTCAAAACGCTGCCTGCGTCGTCAAGCAGGGCTTTGTTTCTGTTAAATTGCGCGAGAGCGGCAAGAAACACAAGCAGGGCAAGCAGCCACAAAACAGCCGCAAGCAGAATTTTCTTTGCAAGTCTCTCGGTTTCACCGCTTCCGGAGAAGAAATTTATGCCCGTCATTTCTTCTTTCCCTCCGTCAGAGAAATCGCAAAACGCATACCGTCTTTCTGCGTCTTCTGAACGCTGTCGGTAACGGCGTCAAAGCCTTTCTCCGCAAGTGCCTTTCTGAAAGCGTCAATAACCGCGGTATCGGAGGCCTTGCCCGAAAGCTGCATTACGTTAGGAGAATAGCGCAGTTCGTCAAGAACAGGTCTTGCCGAAAGCGTTTCCCATGCTGCCGCGATACGGTCAGTATACGTGCTGAACGACGCTTCCGCGGATTCGGAATTGACAGAGCGCAGTTTCTGCATAACCGACGCAAGGGGGCTTGCGCTTGATTCCCCAAGCACGGTTCTGTAAATCTCAGCCGGAGCAGACGCGAAATTTTTTCTGCCGGCAAAATTAACTCCAAGCAAAAGCAGCGCAGCAACGAGGAAAACCGCCGCAGAAAATATCGCGATATCGGTATATTCTTCAAGCTTCGCAGCCAGACGCTCGCTCTCTCCGCCCGCTGAAGCGGTCGAAGAAGACAAATTAAGCGCGAAAGCCCCCTTGCAGACTGCAAGCGCCGAGTCCCCTGTCTGCTGAAGAAGCTTTTCTTCGTCAGGTTCAACCGTGCATATCTTCAAATCCCTGTCAGGGAAAACTTTTTTACCGTATTCAAGCAGCTGAGAGCCAAGTTCCTCCGCAGAGCCGTCCTCAGCGGACAGCCAGCGGTAAAACTGTGCCTCGCCGCCGGCAAAAAGCATTCCGCAGCTGCAGTCTTCATAACTGCACACAACAATACCGTCGCCGTTCACACGGCCGGCGAAAAGATACGGGGCAGGCCACAGCACGCAGTCTCCGAAACGTTTTTCAAGCTCTTCCGTCTCTTCTTTGGAAACAAACCACGCCGCGCCCGAAGTCTCGTTCGCTTTCTGAACGGTAACCTGAGGAACAATGCTCAGACTGTTCTCCCCTGCGCCGAGAAGCGGGCGGAAACGCAGTTCAAGCGCGTCTCTTACGGAAACCTTGCGTCCGAACGGGAAAGAAAAACGGCTGACGGAAAGCGTGCGCAGAGGAACGGAAATTACCTTCCGCTCCCCGGGAAGGACTGCCGTTTTATCACCGGCGTGAACAAAGCGCAGTCTGGCACGCCCGGGCAGCCTGACAGGACGCAGCATATCCGCAACGTCGCTGAAACTGTACTGCCTTGTAAGAGCATCCTTTAAAGACATTCTATTCCTCCCAGCGGAGCAGGCCTGAACCTTCCCCGCGCTGTACGACCGCCCTGTAATTTCTTGAACGCGCACCCTCGATAACCTTAATCGTCAGCTCAAACTGACTGCTTTCCGTTGCCAGTACGTTTGAAAGCCTTGTCAAAGCCGCTGCGGAAAAACCCGGATAATTTTTCAGATCCGAAATCTTCTCAACCGGCGCGGTTTCCCGCGCGGAGGCAAACGACACAGCAGATTCATAGCTTATGCCCGAATCAAGCACGGCAAGCGTTTCGGCACTTGCCGAATTAACGTTTATTTTATCACTTCCAAGCGCAGAAATAAACTGCGCAAGGTATTTTTTGTTCTTATTTTTTTTGTTTTTGGCGCCGTAAAGAAGCTTGTCGTCAACACCGTCAAGCAGCTTCAGCTCTGACAGGTCATACAGCGGCCTGTTGAGATAATTCCGCTTTTCCTCGCTTCCCATTCTCTGCTCCAAATCGGTATCCATAAAATCAAGCGCCGGCTGCGCAAGATCAGGCTTGCCAACCTCAGCCCAAATATCCTTCCATGGTTGTTCATATTCCGTGCGAACAGTATTTCCGTCAGGAAGAAAAATTCCGCGCGTTGAAATCCTGTCATCAAGCGGCCGTATCTTAATCTCAATTTTAAAACTGCCGAGTTCCATGACAATTCCGCCGTCCGGAGCATACAGCCTTTCGCTGGAGCTGTCATATCCGTTGTTATCCTCGCTGATTTTCCGCGACGCATAGGTACACGCTTCCCTCGCCGCGCAGCGGGAACGGAAAGCAAAATCCTCCGTTGAAGCGCGAAGCAGCTGCACGCGGACAAACCAGGCGAAAGCAACCGCCGAAGTCAGCAGCAGCGTAACCGCAAACAACACGGACAGCAGGACAAAACCTCTATCTTTCTTCATTCTTCCGCGCATTTTTTCTCTCATTTTTATTATCCGTCTCCGCCGTTTCATCTTTCGCAGCGGTTTCCTGCGTACCGTTTCCGGCGCTGCCTGACACACCGCCTCCGAAATACTCCTCGTACTCCGTCACGGCATCGCCGCGTTTCAGTTCAATTTTCACAGCCTCAGGCAGCTGTCCGGAATAATCCTCGTTCCACTCAGAACCCTGCAGCGCGTATATCTTCATACCCGTCACGGAAGGGATAATATTTTTTCCCGTTTCAGGCTTAAGCTTTTCAATATCAACGTTTGACGGCTTTCTGTCCGCCGCGCCTTCAAGCAGCAGATTTTCATCAAGAGGCAGCGCAAGCTCCCAGCGGTAAAGCCCGCTCTTGATTTTTTTGAGACTGTCCTCCTTAAACACACGATAGACGCAAAGCGCGGCAGGGCTGCCCTTTTTCAGCGGACGGAGCGAAAAAACGGCAAGCCTGTCGTCGTCTTCAATCGAAAGCCCCGAAGCTCTCTCAATTCTCACCGGCGTTTCCCCGTCGCGCACAACTGTACGCAGTTCCGCGAAAATGCCGAGAATCGTCTGACGCTCCTTGTTGTACGCAATACGGCTCTTCTGGGCATCGTCAAGCGACTTCACCGTAAAAACAAGCGGAGCCAGAGCCGCCGCGGAAATAATTCCGAAAATTGCGACTGCAATCATTATTTCAATCAGTGTGAACGCTCGTCTTTTCAAAAAAAACACAACTCCAAAAAATTAAATTACCAATTACCAACAAAAAAACTTTAAGGGCGCACTTAGCACTTAGTTAGCTATAAGCTATAAGCGTTAAGCTTTAGAACCTTTAAGGCTTACTGCTTCTCTTCGTCTTTCTGCGGGCTCCGTCAGGAAGACGGGGATTTTGTTGTCTCTTAAAGGTTTTAGCCAACCGCTAACAGCCGTCAGCAACGCGGCAAGCGCCTTTAGTTCTTCGTTCTGCGTTGCTTTTATACTCTCGCTAACGCTCGGTATTCCCTGCGGTCATCTGCTTACCGCTTATAGCTTGCAGCTTATGGCTTAAAATCTACAGCGGAAAGAACCATATCGCCCATACGTTGCCGAGAAAATGAAAAATCATCGGCGGCAGAACGTTGCCGTATTTCTCGCGAAGAAAACTCATCACAAGCCCCGGAAAAAACGTCGCAAGCAGCCAAAAATTCCTGAACACCACAAGGTGCGACGCCGCAAACAGAACATTCGTCAAAATTGCCGCAACAAAAATCCCCGTGCGGCGTTTCAGTAAAGTCTGAACCCAGCCGCGGAAAAAAGTCTCCTCAATAACGGCGGCAGCCACACCGGCACCGAGCATATCAAAAACAGTCTTCGCGTCCCTGCGAAAAAGCACGCCGGCGCCCGGCCAGCACAAAGCAGCAGGCGTCAGCAGCAAAAGGATACCGGCGCTCGCAAGCAAAGTAAATTTAAGCGACTGTCTGTCCGCATGCCACTCAAGACCGTACTCTGCCGTATTCTCACTGCGAAAACGGCACCACACGTACGGAAAATAAAGCATAGCCGCGCCGACTGCCAAAGAACAAAAATTTTTCATAGCGCTATTATACAGCCAAAACGCCGCAAATAAAAAAACTCCGGAAAAATCCGGAGTTTTTTCGGTAATTTTTGTGCGATTTTTGCCTTACTTTCCAAACTCATACC contains these protein-coding regions:
- a CDS encoding prepilin-type N-terminal cleavage/methylation domain-containing protein, translated to MKRRAFTLIEIMIAVAIFGIISAAALAPLVFTVKSLDDAQKSRIAYNKERQTILGIFAELRTVVRDGETPVRIERASGLSIEDDDRLAVFSLRPLKKGSPAALCVYRVFKEDSLKKIKSGLYRWELALPLDENLLLEGAADRKPSNVDIEKLKPETGKNIIPSVTGMKIYALQGSEWNEDYSGQLPEAVKIELKRGDAVTEYEEYFGGGVSGSAGNGTQETAAKDETAETDNKNERKNARKNEER
- a CDS encoding general secretion pathway protein GspK, encoding MKKDRGFVLLSVLFAVTLLLTSAVAFAWFVRVQLLRASTEDFAFRSRCAAREACTYASRKISEDNNGYDSSSERLYAPDGGIVMELGSFKIEIKIRPLDDRISTRGIFLPDGNTVRTEYEQPWKDIWAEVGKPDLAQPALDFMDTDLEQRMGSEEKRNYLNRPLYDLSELKLLDGVDDKLLYGAKNKKNKNKKYLAQFISALGSDKINVNSASAETLAVLDSGISYESAVSFASARETAPVEKISDLKNYPGFSAAALTRLSNVLATESSQFELTIKVIEGARSRNYRAVVQRGEGSGLLRWEE
- a CDS encoding CPBP family intramembrane metalloprotease; translation: MKNFCSLAVGAAMLYFPYVWCRFRSENTAEYGLEWHADRQSLKFTLLASAGILLLLTPAALCWPGAGVLFRRDAKTVFDMLGAGVAAAVIEETFFRGWVQTLLKRRTGIFVAAILTNVLFAASHLVVFRNFWLLATFFPGLVMSFLREKYGNVLPPMIFHFLGNVWAIWFFPL